A window of Selenomonas ruminantium subsp. lactilytica TAM6421 contains these coding sequences:
- the trbB gene encoding P-type conjugative transfer ATPase TrbB has product MAKKQEAIKRALGTLEYTLGFEIMNFLQDKDVNEIIVNPDTRIWVDTFSKGRVLTDYTLDSGKSEQIIYQVADLTNTVCSANKPTLGAELPDGSRFQGFLPDVVTAPSFIIRKHTERELTLTDYVDDGVLTPRQREIILDAIRDRKNIIAAGGTKSGKTTFLNAILAEISRSDDRIVMLEDTRELKCAARNYLSLKVTENCSMSDLLRDTLRATPDRIVVGEVRGDEALALLDAWNTGHDGGCSTVHSSSAILTLRRLEQLVSRVSVTPQQETIAGAVDVIVYLRRKGTGRVVEEILSIDGYDGEKGRYITHPMQ; this is encoded by the coding sequence TTGGCTAAGAAACAGGAAGCGATAAAAAGAGCCCTGGGGACACTTGAATACACTCTGGGCTTTGAGATCATGAATTTTCTGCAGGATAAGGATGTCAATGAGATTATCGTAAATCCCGATACGAGGATCTGGGTGGATACTTTCTCGAAAGGGCGGGTGCTAACCGATTATACACTGGACTCAGGAAAGTCTGAGCAGATCATCTATCAGGTGGCAGACCTGACCAATACAGTGTGTTCCGCCAATAAGCCTACACTGGGAGCAGAATTGCCGGATGGCAGCAGGTTTCAGGGATTCCTGCCGGATGTGGTAACTGCTCCGAGTTTCATCATCCGTAAGCACACGGAACGGGAGCTTACCCTTACGGATTACGTTGATGATGGTGTGCTTACGCCAAGACAACGGGAAATCATACTGGATGCCATCCGAGACAGGAAGAACATCATTGCGGCAGGGGGAACCAAGTCGGGGAAGACCACGTTCCTGAATGCTATTCTGGCAGAAATATCCAGAAGCGATGACCGGATCGTGATGCTGGAGGATACCCGGGAACTGAAATGTGCGGCCAGAAATTATCTGTCCCTGAAGGTTACTGAAAACTGCAGTATGAGCGATCTGCTCCGGGATACTCTGCGGGCCACTCCGGACAGGATTGTGGTGGGAGAAGTCCGGGGAGATGAAGCGCTGGCGCTCCTTGATGCATGGAATACCGGCCATGATGGCGGCTGCTCCACAGTACACAGCAGTTCTGCCATACTGACGCTCAGGCGTCTGGAACAGCTGGTTTCAAGAGTATCCGTAACACCTCAGCAGGAAACCATAGCTGGTGCAGTGGATGTTATTGTGTACCTGAGGCGTAAGGGTACCGGGCGCGTGGTAGAGGAGATACTTTCCATTGATGGCTATGATGGAGAAAAAGGCAGATACATAACGCATCCAATGCAATGA
- a CDS encoding HU family DNA-binding protein → MAEVISKSALVDKVAEAAGISKKDTKAVVDALISTVTEDVKKDAEIRLIGFGTFKKNQRAARKGRNPQTGEVIDIAASESLAFKSSVKY, encoded by the coding sequence ATGGCAGAAGTAATCAGCAAAAGCGCATTGGTTGATAAGGTTGCAGAGGCAGCCGGTATTTCCAAGAAGGATACGAAGGCAGTTGTGGATGCTCTTATCAGCACCGTTACGGAAGATGTGAAGAAGGATGCAGAAATCCGTCTTATCGGCTTTGGTACCTTTAAGAAAAACCAGCGTGCTGCTCGCAAGGGCCGTAACCCGCAGACCGGCGAAGTTATTGACATTGCCGCAAGCGAGAGCCTGGCATTCAAATCCAGCGTTAAATATTAA
- a CDS encoding GNAT family N-acetyltransferase, whose protein sequence is MNDITIRSATPEDAADILSIYSYYVEKTAITFELEVPSLSEFQPRIAKTLAKYPYLAAIREGHIVGYAYAGTFKNRAAYDHSVELTIYLSPDERGHGTGRKLYTVLEKALSSRGIINLYACIGDPIIEDEYLTHNSENFHTHLGFTKVGTFHKCGRKFDRWYNMIWMEKIIGQHT, encoded by the coding sequence ATGAACGACATAACTATCCGCTCTGCCACTCCAGAAGATGCCGCTGATATTTTATCTATATACAGCTACTATGTAGAAAAAACAGCCATTACCTTTGAACTCGAAGTTCCATCCTTATCTGAGTTTCAGCCCCGAATCGCCAAAACACTTGCAAAATATCCTTATCTGGCCGCCATCAGAGAGGGGCATATTGTCGGCTATGCCTATGCAGGTACATTCAAGAATCGCGCAGCTTACGACCATTCTGTTGAACTTACCATCTACCTTTCCCCCGACGAACGTGGCCATGGAACAGGCCGCAAACTCTATACAGTGCTTGAAAAGGCACTCTCTTCCAGGGGCATAATCAATCTCTACGCCTGCATAGGCGATCCAATAATTGAAGATGAATACCTTACCCACAACAGTGAAAACTTCCACACCCATTTAGGTTTCACTAAAGTCGGAACCTTCCATAAGTGTGGCCGCAAGTTTGACCGATGGTACAACATGATTTGGATGGAAAAAATCATTGGCCAGCATACCTAA
- a CDS encoding GNAT family N-acetyltransferase has product MHTTISLIPLQDDDREQFIRDNQDAFNYGAMEEFDLHDNHIEKGGEIISQATIEESIDNGIAYRIMMDGHPVGGLILKIEGDHGELEILFVSPHAHSKGIGYAAWCAVEKLYPQVKVWQTVTPYFEKRNIHFYVNRCGFHIVEFYNDHHPDPHDNDASQDEQFPDGMFRFEKHIP; this is encoded by the coding sequence ATGCACACAACAATATCACTTATTCCCCTGCAGGATGATGACAGGGAACAGTTTATACGCGACAATCAGGATGCTTTTAATTACGGAGCCATGGAAGAATTTGACCTTCATGATAATCACATTGAAAAAGGCGGAGAGATTATCTCCCAAGCCACTATAGAAGAATCCATTGATAATGGCATTGCTTACCGTATTATGATGGACGGTCACCCCGTTGGCGGCCTAATCCTGAAAATTGAAGGAGACCACGGCGAGCTTGAAATCCTCTTTGTTTCGCCGCATGCCCACAGTAAAGGTATTGGCTACGCCGCATGGTGTGCGGTAGAAAAACTGTATCCACAGGTTAAGGTATGGCAAACTGTAACCCCATACTTTGAAAAGCGCAATATCCATTTTTATGTCAACCGATGCGGCTTTCACATCGTAGAATTCTATAATGACCATCATCCGGATCCACATGACAACGACGCTTCTCAGGATGAGCAATTCCCTGATGGGATGTTTCGCTTTGAAAAACATATACCTTAA